A genomic window from Carassius gibelio isolate Cgi1373 ecotype wild population from Czech Republic chromosome A11, carGib1.2-hapl.c, whole genome shotgun sequence includes:
- the LOC128021977 gene encoding E3 ubiquitin-protein ligase TRIM39-like isoform X2 yields the protein MAESSLTARKTRRQSIDSLPPLMSSSMSSLSEEIQCSVCLDVFTDPVSTPCGHNFCKICLNKCWDNSQTCSCPYCNETFKQRPDLKINTTLRELVGHCKKKSPEKTTEVLCDFCEERKLKALKSCLVCQSSYCETHLEPHLRVTRLKKHKLMDPVSNLEDYICQKHERPLDLFCRDDQTCVCSFCTETDHKNHNTVPIEEESQEKKTELMKTQKDVQLMIQNRIKKIEDIKHSAEVRKRNTEKEKAVRVELFTDLIRSIERHQTELLEMMEEQQKAAEKQEQELIEELEQEITELKMRNTELEQLSHTEDHLHLLQIHSSLCSSRNTRNWPEISMKTHESLETLRRALTQLKDTIDEKLTLTELKWMQQYAVDVTLDPDTAHPYLILSDDGKQVRHGDIRQKLPDKPERFDRCVCVLGKEGFSSGRFYFEVQVKGKTEWDLGVARESINRKGQITLRPSDGYWTVILRNGDKYEACDDPRVSLSLRVKPQRVGVFVDYEEGLVSFYDVESSSHIYSFTAQSFTEKLYPLFSPGLNDGGKNSSPLIITPVSYNK from the exons ATGGCAGAATCTTCACTAACAGCAAGAAAAACCAGAAGACAGAGTATTGACAGTTTACCTCCAT TAATGTCATCCTCTATGAGTTCACTGTCTGAGGAGATTCAGTGCTCTGTATGTCTGGATGTGTTCACTGATCCAGTCTCGACTCCATGTGGACACAACTTCTGCAAGATCTGTCTGAATAAGTGCTGGGACAACAGCCAGACCTGCAGCTGTCCATACTGTAACGAAACATTCAAGCAAAGACCTGATCTCAAGATTAATACCACACTCCGAGAGCTCGTAGGTCACTGTAAGAAGAAAAGTCCTGAGAAAACAACTGAAGTTCTGTGTGACTTCTGTGAGGAAAGAAAGCTGAAAGCGCTGAAGTCGTGTCTGGTGTGTCAGAGCTCTTACTGTGAAACTCACCTGGAGCCTCATTTGAGAGTGACACGTTtgaagaaacacaaactgatggaTCCTGTGAGTAATCTGGAGGACTATATATGTCAGAAACACGAGAGACCTCTGGATCTGTTCTGTAGAGATGATCAGACATGTGTGTGTTCATTCTGCACCGAGACAGACCACAAGAACCACAACACTGTTCCTATAGAAGAGGAGAGTCAAGAGAAGAAG ACTGAACTGATGAAGACACAGAAAGACGTGCAGCTGATGATCCAGAACAGAATCAAGAAGATTGAAGACATCAAACACTCAGCAGAAGTcagaaaa agaaacacagagaaggAGAAAGCAGTCCGTGTGGAGCTCTTCACTGatctcatccgctccattgagagacatcagactgaactgctggagatgatggaggagcagcagaaagcagcagagaaacaggagcaagagctgattgaagagctggagcaggagatcactgagctaaagatgagaaacactgagctggagcagctctcACACACTGAAGATCACCTCCACCTCCTACAG ATTCACTCATCCCTGTGCAGCTCTAGAAACACCAGGAACTGGCCTGAGATCAGTATGAAGACTCACGAGAGTCTGGAGACTCTGAGGAGAGCTCTGACTCAACTGAAGGACACTATAGATGAGAAACTCACACTAACTG AGCTGAAGTGGATGCAGCAGTATGCAG TGGATGTGACTCTGGATCCTGATACAGCTCATCCATATCTCATTCTGTCTGATGATGGAAAACAAGTGAGACATGGAGACATTAGACAGAAACTCCCAGACAAACCAGAGAGATTTGATAGATGTGTCTGTGTCTTGGGAAAGGAGGGATTCTCCTCAGGgagattttattttgaggtgCAGGTGAAGGGAAAGACTGAATGGGATTTAGGAGTGGCCAGAGAATCCATTAACAGGAAGGGACAGATCACACTGAGACCCAGTGATGGATACTGGACTGTGATTCTGAGGAATGGAGATAAATATGAAGCCTGTGATGATCCtcgtgtctctctgtctctgagagtGAAGCCGCAGCGGGTCggtgtgtttgtggattatgaGGAGGGTCTGGTCTCCTTTTATGATGTGGAGTCCAGCTCTCATATCTACTCTTTCACTGCTCAGTCTTTCACTGAAAAACTCTATCCATTATTTAGCCCAGGTCTTAATGATGGAGGTAAAAACTCAAGCCCACTGATCATCACACCTGTCAgttataataaatga
- the LOC128021977 gene encoding E3 ubiquitin-protein ligase TRIM39-like isoform X1: protein MAESSLTARKTRRQSIDSLPPLMSSSMSSLSEEIQCSVCLDVFTDPVSTPCGHNFCKICLNKCWDNSQTCSCPYCNETFKQRPDLKINTTLRELVGHCKKKSPEKTTEVLCDFCEERKLKALKSCLVCQSSYCETHLEPHLRVTRLKKHKLMDPVSNLEDYICQKHERPLDLFCRDDQTCVCSFCTETDHKNHNTVPIEEESQEKKTELMKTQKDVQLMIQNRIKKIEDIKHSAEVRKRNTEKEKAVRVELFTDLIRSIERHQTELLEMMEEQQKAAEKQEQELIEELEQEITELKMRNTELEQLSHTEDHLHLLQIHSSLCSSRNTRNWPEISMKTHESLETLRRALTQLKDTIDEKLTLTVSTELKWMQQYAVDVTLDPDTAHPYLILSDDGKQVRHGDIRQKLPDKPERFDRCVCVLGKEGFSSGRFYFEVQVKGKTEWDLGVARESINRKGQITLRPSDGYWTVILRNGDKYEACDDPRVSLSLRVKPQRVGVFVDYEEGLVSFYDVESSSHIYSFTAQSFTEKLYPLFSPGLNDGGKNSSPLIITPVSYNK, encoded by the exons ATGGCAGAATCTTCACTAACAGCAAGAAAAACCAGAAGACAGAGTATTGACAGTTTACCTCCAT TAATGTCATCCTCTATGAGTTCACTGTCTGAGGAGATTCAGTGCTCTGTATGTCTGGATGTGTTCACTGATCCAGTCTCGACTCCATGTGGACACAACTTCTGCAAGATCTGTCTGAATAAGTGCTGGGACAACAGCCAGACCTGCAGCTGTCCATACTGTAACGAAACATTCAAGCAAAGACCTGATCTCAAGATTAATACCACACTCCGAGAGCTCGTAGGTCACTGTAAGAAGAAAAGTCCTGAGAAAACAACTGAAGTTCTGTGTGACTTCTGTGAGGAAAGAAAGCTGAAAGCGCTGAAGTCGTGTCTGGTGTGTCAGAGCTCTTACTGTGAAACTCACCTGGAGCCTCATTTGAGAGTGACACGTTtgaagaaacacaaactgatggaTCCTGTGAGTAATCTGGAGGACTATATATGTCAGAAACACGAGAGACCTCTGGATCTGTTCTGTAGAGATGATCAGACATGTGTGTGTTCATTCTGCACCGAGACAGACCACAAGAACCACAACACTGTTCCTATAGAAGAGGAGAGTCAAGAGAAGAAG ACTGAACTGATGAAGACACAGAAAGACGTGCAGCTGATGATCCAGAACAGAATCAAGAAGATTGAAGACATCAAACACTCAGCAGAAGTcagaaaa agaaacacagagaaggAGAAAGCAGTCCGTGTGGAGCTCTTCACTGatctcatccgctccattgagagacatcagactgaactgctggagatgatggaggagcagcagaaagcagcagagaaacaggagcaagagctgattgaagagctggagcaggagatcactgagctaaagatgagaaacactgagctggagcagctctcACACACTGAAGATCACCTCCACCTCCTACAG ATTCACTCATCCCTGTGCAGCTCTAGAAACACCAGGAACTGGCCTGAGATCAGTATGAAGACTCACGAGAGTCTGGAGACTCTGAGGAGAGCTCTGACTCAACTGAAGGACACTATAGATGAGAAACTCACACTAACTG TCTCTACAGAGCTGAAGTGGATGCAGCAGTATGCAG TGGATGTGACTCTGGATCCTGATACAGCTCATCCATATCTCATTCTGTCTGATGATGGAAAACAAGTGAGACATGGAGACATTAGACAGAAACTCCCAGACAAACCAGAGAGATTTGATAGATGTGTCTGTGTCTTGGGAAAGGAGGGATTCTCCTCAGGgagattttattttgaggtgCAGGTGAAGGGAAAGACTGAATGGGATTTAGGAGTGGCCAGAGAATCCATTAACAGGAAGGGACAGATCACACTGAGACCCAGTGATGGATACTGGACTGTGATTCTGAGGAATGGAGATAAATATGAAGCCTGTGATGATCCtcgtgtctctctgtctctgagagtGAAGCCGCAGCGGGTCggtgtgtttgtggattatgaGGAGGGTCTGGTCTCCTTTTATGATGTGGAGTCCAGCTCTCATATCTACTCTTTCACTGCTCAGTCTTTCACTGAAAAACTCTATCCATTATTTAGCCCAGGTCTTAATGATGGAGGTAAAAACTCAAGCCCACTGATCATCACACCTGTCAgttataataaatga